GTTGGAAAAAATTGAGAAACACGAACACGCGGTTGGCCATTGCTATCGTTGTCACACCAGCATCGAGCCATATCTTTCAGATCAATGGTTCGTGAAAATGAAACCGTTGGCCAAACGCGCCATCGAAGTGGTTGAAAACGGCGAAGTCCGCTTCCAGCCTGAACGCTGGACCAAAGTTTATATGCACTGGATGAATAACATCCGGGATTGGTGCATTTCGCGCCAAATCTGGTGGGGACACCGTATTCCGGCTTTTTACTGCGAAGATTGCGAAAAGATGGTGGTTGCGGTGGAAAAACCGGAAAAATGTGCGGATTGTGGCGGCAAGATTCGCCAGGATGAAGACGTTTTGGACACCTGGTTTTCCAGTTGGCTTTGGCCTTTTTCCACCATGGGCTGGCCCGACGAAACTGAGGATTTAAAGCGCTTTTTGCCCACCCAGGTGTTGATTACCGCACCGGAAATCATCTACCTTTGGGTGGCACGCATGATCATGAGCACCCTGCATTTCAAAGACACCATTCCTTTCGACACCGTTTTGCTGCATGGTACTGTGCGAGATGATTTGGGACGCAAAATGAGCAAATCTCTGGGTAATTCACCCGACCCCATCGACATCATCGAAAAAGTGGGCGCCGACGCGCTGCGGTTTTCCATGGTTTTTGGCACGCCCAAGGGCGCGGACGTGACCTACAGCGATGCCATTCTGGAAACGGGGCGGAATTTTGCCAACAAGATTTGGAACGCCTTCCGCTTCATCATGATGAACATTCAGGAGGGCGAAAATCTGCCTACTAAAGAGGATTTAAAGCTTGAACTGGCAGACCGTTGGATTTATTCACGACTGCAGGAAACCGCCCGCGATGCTGCGGAGCACTATCAAAACCTGCGCCTGAACGACGCCGGGCAATGCGTATTTCAATTCATCTGGGATGAATTCTGCTCCTGGTACATTGAACTTTCCAAAGACAGGCTGAACAGCGGCGACCCAGCTTCCCGCGGCACAGCTCTTTATATATTGTTGGATGTGATGCAAGCCTCCATGCGCCTGCTGCATCCCATCATGCCCTTCATTACGGAAGAGATTTGGCAAAGCGTGAAAAGTGTGTTCCCTCAACCGGAGGAAGCCCTCATTATGGCTGCATTCCCGGAGCCGGATGAAAGTATGATTGATCCCAACATCGCGGACGACATGGCTTTCATACAGGAAAGCATCTCAGCGGTGCGTAACCTGCGCAAACAGATAAATCTTAGCCCCGGCGCGGGGATAAACCTGAGCATCCGCGTGGGGGAGGAGCGCCAAAAAGAGCTTTTCGCAAGCTATGAGTCATATTTCGCCAAACTGGCCAAGGTGGAAAGCTTGGAAGTGGCGCAGGATCTGTCCAAACCACCAGCCTCCATTGCCGCCGTGGTGCGAAATATCGAGATATTCTTGCCTCTCAAGGGTCTCGTTGATCTCGAGGCGGAGCGCGTCCGCCTGGGTAAACAGGTGGAAAAACTGGAAAAAGAGCTGAACTCGGTGAACGCCAAGTTGAACAACCAAAACTTTGTAAAAAATGCCAAGCCTGAAGTGGTGGAAAAAGAGCGACAGCGCTTTACCGAGGTGGAAACAAAACTGTCCTTGACAAAAGAACTGCTTGAAGATTTGAGGTAAAAAACAACGTCTCCAAATGTGAGACAGTGTGTGTTAAAAAAGAAAGTGGGGCTATAGCTCAGCTGGGAGAGCGGAACGTTCGCAATGTTCAGGCCAGGGGTTCGAATCCCCTTAGCTCCACCACTTTCTTTTTTCGATTCTTTTGGGTTCTGCAATACAAATAATCTCATGAATTTTAGGTTGGCATCGCGATTGCCCAATATCTCCCATATTTTCCAGCCTTCGAAGTCCATCCCGAATACCCGGTTATGCCAAATTATCGAACGACCTTCATAAAAAACCACCTCTTTCTGATATGTTGTTGATTTATTTCAACATCGTTAACACCCTCCAATATGGATAATTAAGGTTCATAAACAATATTCCAAGGAGACTTATAAAAAGAAAAATCCAGATTTATTTCATTGACAGAATATTTAAAAAAGACAGTGTGCATGCCTCAATACAAAAACAAGGAGAACACATGAAGAAAAATATGATCGTATTGTTCGTCACCTTGATGGTTATCGGCATCGGCGCGATGAATGCCAAAGCCACATATCCGTCTGCAGACTATGATGCTTGGAAAATCAAGCAAATTCAGGAAACCCCCAGCCCTGTAAAACCGGGGCAGGCTTCCAATTCTTTCAACACCCCTCATAATTTGACTCGGGATTGCCCGCTTGTAGTCCCCTACGATGCGGACACTTTCACCCAGGCGATGACACCCAACGATGATGGTTTTCTTGGACCAATCAATCTTCCTTTCACTTTCTATCTCTATGGAACAGAGTACACACAACTGTGGATTAACAACAACGGTAACCTCACCTTTGATGGTGGCTATTCCAGCTACACCCCCTGGGGTTTTCCCATCAGTGGCAGTCCGATGGTGGCACCGTTTTTTGCCGATGTGGATACCCGTGGAGCCGGAACCGTATGGTATCGGATCGAAGACAACAACTTGGTGGTGATTTGGGACCATGTTGGCTATTACACCGTTTGGTCCAATGGCACAGACAAATTAAACACTTTCGAAGTGGTGATTTCCGACGGCACTTTCGCACCCATTGGATTGGGAAATAACGTCGCTTTCAGCTACGCGGACATGAGTTGGACCACAGGTAACGCTTCGGGTGGCTCGGGCGGCTTTGGTGGTTCGGCTGCAACGGTTGGCATCAATCATGGAAACGGAGTG
Above is a window of Candidatus Cloacimonadota bacterium DNA encoding:
- a CDS encoding valine--tRNA ligase — translated: MEISKTYEAAQIERKWYRFWEEKGYFRPVEDSSKPPFTILIPPPNVTGILHMGHVLNNTLQDVVIRFHRMLGQPTLWLPGVDHAGIATQNMVEKELAREGKTRHDVGREKLLELIWAWKQEKGDRIVDQLKLLGASCDWERQRFTMDEMLSRAVKEVFVRLYDEGLIYKGKYIINWCPRCVTALANDEVEHEDESGNLWYIRYPFKDGSGHLVVATTRPETMLGDTAVAVNPRDERFGHIVGKEVALPLTGRVIPVIADEFVDLEFGTGCVKVTPAHDPNDFEIGQRHQLPQLLVMDEHGIMNAEAGADFEGMDRNEARAKVVQMLEEQGLLEKIEKHEHAVGHCYRCHTSIEPYLSDQWFVKMKPLAKRAIEVVENGEVRFQPERWTKVYMHWMNNIRDWCISRQIWWGHRIPAFYCEDCEKMVVAVEKPEKCADCGGKIRQDEDVLDTWFSSWLWPFSTMGWPDETEDLKRFLPTQVLITAPEIIYLWVARMIMSTLHFKDTIPFDTVLLHGTVRDDLGRKMSKSLGNSPDPIDIIEKVGADALRFSMVFGTPKGADVTYSDAILETGRNFANKIWNAFRFIMMNIQEGENLPTKEDLKLELADRWIYSRLQETARDAAEHYQNLRLNDAGQCVFQFIWDEFCSWYIELSKDRLNSGDPASRGTALYILLDVMQASMRLLHPIMPFITEEIWQSVKSVFPQPEEALIMAAFPEPDESMIDPNIADDMAFIQESISAVRNLRKQINLSPGAGINLSIRVGEERQKELFASYESYFAKLAKVESLEVAQDLSKPPASIAAVVRNIEIFLPLKGLVDLEAERVRLGKQVEKLEKELNSVNAKLNNQNFVKNAKPEVVEKERQRFTEVETKLSLTKELLEDLR